A genomic segment from uncultured Desulfuromonas sp. encodes:
- the fabZ gene encoding 3-hydroxyacyl-ACP dehydratase FabZ, translated as MNTTQVMKRLPHRYPFLLVDAVESFTENESIVGIKNVTINEPFFQGHFPGHPIMPGVLIIEAMAQVGGLFASLNDGIGEDKVTYFTGIDKVKFRKPVVPGDVLRMELSLIKCRRGIYLFSGKAYVGGALVTEAELKATFVDREG; from the coding sequence ATGAATACAACGCAAGTCATGAAACGACTGCCGCATCGTTACCCCTTTTTGCTGGTTGACGCCGTTGAGTCGTTTACGGAAAACGAGTCCATTGTCGGCATTAAAAATGTCACCATCAATGAGCCTTTTTTCCAAGGACACTTCCCCGGCCATCCGATTATGCCGGGTGTGTTGATTATTGAAGCCATGGCTCAGGTTGGCGGTCTGTTTGCCAGTCTCAATGATGGGATTGGTGAGGACAAAGTGACTTATTTCACCGGGATTGACAAAGTTAAATTCCGTAAACCCGTTGTGCCTGGTGATGTGCTGCGTATGGAACTGTCATTAATCAAATGTCGTCGCGGAATTTACCTGTTTTCTGGAAAGGCCTACGTTGGCGGGGCTCTTGTAACAGAAGCGGAACTCAAAGCGACATTTGTGGATCGGGAAGGCTAA
- a CDS encoding glycosyltransferase family 4 protein, which translates to MKVLQVTAALEQGGVERGTVEMANYLVGRGEDSWVASQGGRLVATLQAQGSRHMTLPLKQRTPWTILYCAVKLRRLILDENMTLVHARSRAPAWAAYLACRWTGVPFVTTFHGTHRIQNCFKKFYNSIMVRGQRVIAISQFIKEHVMKNYGVDESRIDVASRGYDPVIFHPDHVDAALVQVLRKELKLVDGIPVISLPGRLTRWKGQDLLLKALALIKDLRWQVVFVGGADKKSGYVRELRALAREFQIDDRVHFVGDQADIALYYALCDLVVSASTEPEAFGRVAVEAQAMGCPVVASAHGGSLETVKDGETGWLFTPGNAEDLAATLRRVLTGDVDLRAIGEQGRLWVVEHYTIDRMCRAEWDCYEKVLHECREPRS; encoded by the coding sequence ATGAAAGTTCTTCAGGTTACAGCTGCGTTAGAGCAGGGGGGCGTCGAACGGGGGACCGTTGAGATGGCGAACTATCTGGTCGGGCGGGGTGAGGACAGTTGGGTTGCCTCTCAGGGGGGGCGTCTGGTTGCCACTCTGCAGGCACAGGGCTCGCGTCATATGACATTGCCTCTGAAACAGCGCACGCCCTGGACGATTCTTTATTGTGCCGTCAAATTACGTCGTCTGATTCTGGACGAGAACATGACGCTTGTTCACGCCCGTTCGCGTGCTCCGGCCTGGGCGGCCTATCTGGCCTGCCGTTGGACGGGAGTCCCGTTTGTGACGACGTTTCATGGCACACACCGCATCCAGAATTGCTTTAAAAAGTTTTACAACAGCATCATGGTGCGCGGCCAGCGCGTGATTGCCATCAGTCAGTTCATCAAAGAACATGTGATGAAGAACTACGGTGTCGATGAAAGTCGCATCGACGTTGCCAGTCGCGGCTATGATCCCGTCATTTTTCATCCGGATCATGTCGATGCCGCGCTGGTTCAGGTGTTGAGAAAAGAGTTGAAACTCGTCGATGGCATCCCCGTCATCTCATTGCCAGGGCGCCTGACTCGCTGGAAAGGGCAGGATCTGTTGCTCAAGGCACTGGCACTGATCAAGGATCTCCGCTGGCAGGTTGTGTTTGTCGGTGGCGCGGATAAAAAAAGTGGCTATGTGCGTGAACTGCGCGCACTGGCTCGAGAATTTCAGATTGATGATCGCGTTCATTTTGTCGGAGATCAGGCGGATATCGCTCTTTATTATGCGCTTTGCGATCTTGTGGTCTCCGCTTCCACTGAGCCCGAGGCTTTTGGCCGTGTCGCGGTTGAGGCCCAGGCCATGGGCTGCCCGGTTGTCGCTTCGGCTCATGGTGGCTCCCTGGAGACGGTCAAGGATGGCGAGACCGGTTGGCTGTTCACACCCGGCAATGCCGAGGATCTTGCCGCGACGTTACGGCGGGTGCTGACCGGCGATGTTGATCTGCGCGCGATTGGCGAACAGGGGCGGCTCTGGGTGGTTGAACATTACACCATTGACCGCATGTGTCGGGCGGAATGGGACTGCTATGAAAAAGTGCTTCATGAGTGTCGTGAACCACGGAGCTGA
- the lpxK gene encoding tetraacyldisaccharide 4'-kinase, which translates to MAFFLDCHRRLVQQGAPSWPDRLLFAFLWPFSLLYGAINALRIWCYHRGWLTSYHSSLFVISVGNLAVGGLGKTPVVDWLVKTLSNQGKRVAVVSRGYGGQFSGEVAIVSSGKGGVEMDAQTAGDEPVLLARRNPQVPVLIARKRAHALKSLEQSFDVDVVILDDAFQHRQVARQVDLVLLDATRPFGNGWPLPLGNLREFPQALRRADLLLLTRCQGEAPTSLAGKPTFTSRHLLSRTVTDLSGCSLSVDQLMGKRIVAFAGIANPDSFFSALSELGLPLSDQLSFADHVVYSDENIARVERAAEQADVLITTEKDAVKLNANMFKIPCYQIPLTIEIENSASFTRYFCSLI; encoded by the coding sequence ATGGCGTTTTTTCTTGATTGCCATCGTCGCCTGGTACAGCAGGGCGCGCCGTCTTGGCCGGACAGACTTCTGTTTGCCTTTCTCTGGCCGTTTTCACTGTTGTACGGAGCGATCAACGCTCTACGCATCTGGTGTTATCACCGTGGCTGGTTGACCTCCTATCACTCCTCGTTATTCGTTATCTCTGTTGGTAACCTGGCCGTTGGTGGTCTTGGAAAAACACCGGTTGTGGATTGGCTGGTCAAAACCTTGTCGAATCAGGGCAAGCGAGTGGCCGTTGTCAGTCGCGGTTACGGCGGACAGTTCAGCGGTGAGGTGGCTATCGTTTCTTCGGGCAAGGGTGGTGTCGAAATGGATGCACAGACTGCCGGCGATGAGCCTGTTTTGCTGGCGCGACGCAATCCGCAGGTTCCGGTATTGATTGCTCGCAAACGTGCCCATGCCCTGAAATCGCTTGAGCAGTCTTTTGATGTCGATGTTGTGATTCTCGATGATGCGTTTCAACATCGCCAAGTCGCGCGACAGGTTGACCTGGTGTTGCTGGATGCAACCCGTCCCTTTGGTAATGGCTGGCCATTGCCTCTGGGGAATCTGCGTGAATTTCCCCAAGCACTGCGTCGTGCGGATCTGTTGCTGTTGACCCGTTGCCAAGGCGAGGCTCCAACCTCGCTGGCCGGGAAACCGACCTTTACAAGTCGTCATCTGTTGTCCAGAACCGTGACGGATCTGTCGGGCTGCTCGCTGTCCGTTGATCAGCTGATGGGAAAGAGGATCGTTGCTTTTGCCGGTATCGCCAATCCCGACTCTTTTTTTAGCGCCTTGTCTGAGTTGGGTCTTCCCCTGTCTGATCAACTGTCTTTTGCGGATCACGTTGTCTATTCCGATGAGAATATTGCACGTGTGGAGCGCGCGGCTGAGCAGGCTGATGTGTTGATAACGACCGAAAAAGATGCCGTTAAACTGAATGCTAACATGTTCAAAATCCCCTGCTATCAAATTCCCCTAACCATAGAGATTGAAAATTCAGCCTCCTTTACCCGCTATTTTTGTTCCCTGATATGA
- the msbA gene encoding lipid A export permease/ATP-binding protein MsbA → MAEHNLHVYKRLLTYSRPYFNRIVLAMIASLGVAGTDVAIAKLVQPLVDYVLNANDMMLVNLVPLVVIGLAAIKGVSRYIQEYFMKTAGQMVVQDLRNSLYCHSLDLSMRYYSKNSVGSMVSRILNDVSMLQKSAADELVTVVREGLTLVGLVGLLFYNDWRLAIVAFVVLPVAVVPASQIGRRIKKYVRKSLTNMSTLTGILQESFSGIKVVKAFGTETAEKDKFERENWNFYQRMRKVIRYDSATAPIMEVLASFGAGGVLWYGIQRVMDGAMTQGELLSFIAAMGMMYGPMKRLIKTNNVIQKAIGAAERVFEMIDLQPDLTDCEGAVELPRCRGHVVFDKVDFAYDDEPVLKGFSIDVPPGKMVAVVGASGAGKSTLIGLLARFYDPVSGRILIDGYDVAAVTQASLKKQIALVDQETFLFHDTLYSNIRYSNPTATDADVEKAAQLAYADEFIREMPEGYNTVIGDRGVRLSGGQRQRICIARAILRDAPILLLDEATSALDTESETVVQKALANLMKERTTFVIAHRLSTIMHADEILVLSDGVLVEQGRHEELLAAGGVYRRLHDMQFEDRR, encoded by the coding sequence ATGGCCGAGCATAATCTGCATGTCTACAAACGGTTGCTGACGTATTCACGACCGTACTTCAACCGCATCGTCTTGGCCATGATTGCTTCGCTGGGCGTTGCCGGTACGGATGTCGCCATTGCCAAGTTGGTGCAGCCTCTGGTGGATTATGTTCTTAACGCCAATGACATGATGTTGGTCAACCTTGTTCCTCTGGTGGTCATCGGCCTGGCGGCTATTAAAGGGGTATCGCGTTACATTCAGGAATATTTTATGAAAACCGCCGGGCAGATGGTGGTTCAGGATCTGCGCAACAGTTTGTATTGCCACTCCCTTGATCTGTCGATGCGTTATTATTCAAAGAATTCTGTCGGCAGTATGGTGTCGCGTATTCTTAATGATGTTAGTATGTTGCAAAAGTCAGCGGCGGACGAGCTGGTCACGGTCGTGCGTGAAGGATTAACTCTGGTCGGTTTGGTCGGGCTGTTATTCTACAACGACTGGCGGCTGGCCATTGTCGCCTTTGTCGTTTTACCGGTTGCGGTGGTTCCAGCATCCCAGATCGGCCGCCGCATCAAAAAGTACGTGCGTAAAAGTCTCACCAATATGAGTACGTTGACCGGCATTCTCCAAGAATCCTTCAGCGGCATCAAGGTCGTGAAAGCGTTCGGCACCGAAACGGCGGAAAAGGACAAATTTGAACGCGAGAACTGGAACTTTTATCAGCGTATGCGCAAAGTGATCCGTTACGATTCGGCAACCGCACCGATTATGGAAGTGCTGGCGTCGTTTGGTGCCGGTGGTGTGTTGTGGTATGGCATCCAACGCGTCATGGACGGCGCGATGACCCAAGGGGAATTGCTGTCCTTTATCGCTGCCATGGGTATGATGTATGGACCGATGAAGCGTCTGATCAAAACCAATAACGTGATCCAGAAAGCCATTGGTGCGGCAGAGCGGGTGTTTGAAATGATCGATTTACAGCCGGATCTGACTGACTGCGAGGGGGCGGTCGAACTGCCGCGTTGCAGAGGCCATGTGGTATTTGACAAGGTTGATTTTGCCTACGATGACGAACCGGTTCTAAAGGGCTTCAGTATCGATGTGCCGCCGGGGAAGATGGTGGCTGTTGTTGGTGCCAGCGGTGCCGGTAAATCAACCCTGATTGGATTACTGGCGCGTTTTTACGACCCGGTTTCCGGACGGATCCTTATTGACGGCTATGATGTGGCAGCCGTCACGCAGGCCAGCTTGAAAAAGCAGATTGCTCTGGTGGATCAGGAGACCTTTCTTTTTCACGATACACTGTACAGCAATATCCGTTATTCCAATCCGACGGCAACGGATGCTGACGTGGAAAAGGCGGCACAGCTTGCCTATGCTGACGAATTTATTCGTGAGATGCCCGAAGGTTATAATACGGTCATCGGTGATCGCGGCGTGCGTTTGTCCGGTGGTCAGCGCCAGCGGATTTGCATTGCCCGAGCCATTCTTCGCGATGCACCGATTTTGCTGCTTGATGAAGCGACCAGTGCTCTGGATACCGAGAGTGAAACCGTGGTGCAAAAAGCCCTGGCCAATCTGATGAAAGAGCGGACCACGTTTGTCATTGCTCACCGACTGTCGACTATTATGCATGCTGATGAGATTTTGGTTCTCAGTGATGGTGTTCTTGTTGAGCAGGGGCGACACGAAGAACTGTTGGCGGCTGGTGGGGTGTATCGTCGACTGCATGATATGCAATTTGAGGATCGGCGATGA
- the lpxA gene encoding acyl-ACP--UDP-N-acetylglucosamine O-acyltransferase: MIHPTAIIEPGAQLGNDVQVGAYSIIREHVVIGDRTVVGPHTVIEGRTTIGCDNEIFQFASIGAVPQDLKFHGEETTLTIGDRNKIREFTTLHLGTEDGGGKTVIGSDNLLMAYTHVAHDCLVGNHVILANNATLAGHVTVEDYAILGGMSAVHQFTRVGAHVMASGGSMIAQDIPPFVIAQGDRAKTIGLNLIGLKRRGFSAESLSALKKAYKLVFRSGLRQEEALQQIAETVEDCPEVRAFSDFIRTSERGVAR, from the coding sequence ATGATACATCCCACCGCAATCATTGAGCCGGGGGCTCAACTTGGCAACGATGTCCAGGTCGGTGCGTATTCCATTATCCGTGAACACGTGGTCATCGGTGACCGCACTGTCGTCGGACCACATACCGTGATTGAAGGACGCACAACTATTGGGTGCGACAATGAAATTTTCCAGTTTGCTTCCATTGGTGCGGTTCCCCAAGATTTGAAATTTCATGGTGAAGAGACCACTTTAACGATTGGTGATCGCAACAAAATTCGTGAATTTACCACCTTGCATCTGGGGACGGAAGACGGTGGTGGCAAAACGGTGATCGGCAGTGACAACCTGTTGATGGCGTACACACATGTCGCCCATGACTGTCTGGTCGGCAACCATGTGATTCTTGCTAATAATGCCACATTGGCGGGGCATGTGACTGTGGAAGATTATGCCATCCTCGGTGGCATGTCGGCCGTTCATCAATTTACCCGTGTCGGTGCCCATGTGATGGCCAGTGGCGGTTCCATGATTGCACAGGACATTCCTCCCTTTGTCATCGCCCAAGGGGATCGGGCGAAAACCATCGGTTTAAACCTCATCGGTCTGAAACGCCGGGGATTCAGTGCGGAATCACTCTCCGCTTTGAAGAAAGCGTACAAACTGGTGTTCCGTTCCGGGTTGCGCCAAGAAGAGGCTCTGCAACAGATCGCTGAAACGGTCGAGGATTGTCCTGAAGTGCGCGCATTCAGTGACTTCATCCGTACCAGTGAGCGGGGCGTCGCCCGATAA
- the lpxD gene encoding UDP-3-O-(3-hydroxymyristoyl)glucosamine N-acyltransferase: MATLKQLAALIDGNVLGDDSLEITRLAPIDGAGPGDITFIANPKYLPYLGQTSASAVLVDRPLDRKDIAYLVCKNPYLAFAKVLTHLNVKRPEPLGVLPGAHVADSAVLGQGITIYPGVFIGEHVEIGDGAILYPNVVVYDNVKIGQDCLIHAGCIIREGSQIGNRVILQPNAVIGSDGFGFAPDGEAYYKIPQVGIVVLEDDVEIGAATCIDRAAMGVTRIGHGTKLDNMVQIAHNVTVGPHTVMAAQAGVAGSAKVGRHCTFGGQSAIAGHIEVGDNLTLGGRGGVTGNIEGNQVVSGVPAIPHRDWLKSSMVFSHLPKMKKEITALKRQLEALQAFVEKE; this comes from the coding sequence ATGGCAACACTTAAGCAACTGGCGGCACTGATTGACGGGAATGTTCTTGGTGACGACAGTCTGGAAATCACACGTCTGGCCCCGATTGACGGGGCCGGACCCGGTGATATTACATTTATCGCCAATCCTAAATATCTCCCCTATCTCGGCCAGACTTCGGCCTCGGCGGTTCTGGTTGATCGACCGCTCGATCGTAAGGATATTGCCTATCTGGTGTGTAAGAATCCCTATCTGGCTTTTGCCAAGGTTCTCACGCATCTCAATGTCAAACGTCCTGAGCCGCTAGGGGTTCTGCCGGGTGCCCATGTGGCGGATTCAGCAGTTTTAGGCCAGGGGATTACGATTTACCCTGGTGTCTTTATCGGCGAACATGTCGAGATCGGTGATGGCGCGATCCTTTATCCCAATGTGGTTGTTTATGACAACGTAAAGATCGGCCAAGACTGTTTAATTCATGCCGGATGCATTATTCGCGAAGGCTCGCAAATCGGCAATCGGGTGATTTTGCAACCCAATGCTGTGATCGGCTCGGACGGTTTTGGCTTTGCTCCAGACGGTGAAGCCTATTACAAAATACCTCAGGTCGGGATTGTTGTTCTCGAAGACGATGTTGAGATTGGCGCCGCGACCTGTATTGATCGTGCTGCCATGGGGGTAACCCGCATTGGACACGGAACCAAACTGGATAACATGGTGCAGATTGCCCATAATGTTACGGTTGGACCACATACCGTAATGGCGGCTCAGGCCGGTGTCGCCGGTAGTGCGAAAGTTGGCCGTCATTGTACGTTTGGCGGTCAGTCGGCCATCGCTGGTCATATTGAGGTCGGCGACAATCTGACCTTGGGCGGCCGTGGTGGAGTCACTGGAAATATTGAGGGCAATCAGGTCGTTTCCGGTGTGCCGGCTATCCCACACCGTGACTGGTTGAAGTCGTCGATGGTTTTTTCCCATTTACCGAAAATGAAAAAAGAAATTACCGCCTTGAAGCGCCAGTTGGAAGCGCTGCAGGCATTCGTTGAGAAAGAATAG
- a CDS encoding 3-deoxy-D-manno-octulosonic acid transferase produces MVYLLYDIVVWSIALFLVPCYLVRGMIQGKVRRGLRERLGFFAPERFSYDSSQPVFWIHAVSVGETRAAIPLLKALRKNYPDAVLVLSNVTETGHEIARGIQSVDECLFFPLDASWVVQRVLQRVRPDQVIIVETELWPNFIRTCHRFNIPVHLVNGRISDRSFPRYLFFKRLLQPLLGLVDSFCMQSETDAERITQLGAPTDSIVVTGNIKFDMESSLPADVTDEQLRQQFHVPETCRVLVAGSTHSGEEELVITVYQQLRKRFDNLLLILVPRHPERCDQVAELLSDSRLSWQRRSMLSDQPLSCGDVLLVDTIGEMLKFYQLAQVVFVGGSLVPIGGHNVLEASLLKKAVLFGPYMHNFREIAAMVEKAQGGGRIHDSDELRRECEHLLEHPDICQTMGEKGWVLLQKNSGATLRTLTHIMRS; encoded by the coding sequence ATGGTTTATCTGCTGTATGACATTGTTGTCTGGTCGATCGCCCTGTTTCTGGTTCCCTGTTATCTGGTTCGGGGGATGATTCAGGGCAAGGTGCGTCGTGGACTGCGTGAACGGCTCGGCTTCTTTGCGCCTGAGCGGTTCAGTTACGATTCATCACAGCCCGTGTTTTGGATTCATGCCGTCTCTGTCGGTGAAACGCGGGCGGCAATTCCACTTTTGAAAGCGTTGCGAAAAAATTATCCGGATGCCGTGTTGGTGCTGTCCAATGTCACGGAAACCGGCCATGAAATTGCGCGTGGCATTCAGAGTGTTGATGAATGTCTGTTTTTTCCTCTGGATGCATCCTGGGTCGTGCAGCGTGTTTTGCAACGGGTGCGTCCCGATCAGGTCATTATCGTCGAAACGGAATTGTGGCCCAATTTTATCCGTACCTGCCATCGTTTCAACATTCCAGTCCATCTGGTGAATGGGCGCATTTCTGATCGCTCATTTCCCCGTTATCTGTTTTTTAAACGCTTGTTGCAGCCCTTGCTTGGGCTGGTGGACAGTTTCTGTATGCAATCAGAAACAGATGCTGAACGGATTACCCAGTTGGGGGCTCCGACGGATAGCATTGTTGTGACTGGTAATATCAAGTTTGATATGGAGTCAAGCCTGCCCGCCGATGTCACTGACGAACAGTTACGCCAGCAGTTTCATGTGCCGGAAACATGTCGTGTGCTGGTTGCCGGAAGCACCCATAGTGGCGAAGAGGAACTGGTGATTACCGTCTATCAGCAGTTGCGCAAACGATTTGACAACCTGTTGCTGATTCTCGTGCCGCGTCATCCAGAACGCTGTGATCAGGTCGCCGAATTGCTCAGCGACTCACGCTTGAGCTGGCAGAGACGATCCATGCTGTCCGACCAGCCGCTGAGTTGTGGTGATGTTCTACTGGTGGATACTATCGGTGAGATGCTCAAATTTTACCAGCTGGCCCAGGTGGTCTTTGTCGGTGGTAGCCTGGTGCCCATTGGCGGCCATAATGTCCTGGAAGCCTCTTTATTGAAGAAAGCCGTTCTTTTTGGCCCCTACATGCATAATTTCCGTGAAATTGCTGCCATGGTCGAAAAAGCACAAGGTGGCGGGCGCATTCACGATAGCGATGAGCTGCGGCGTGAATGTGAACACTTGTTGGAGCATCCTGACATCTGTCAAACGATGGGGGAAAAAGGCTGGGTGCTGTTACAGAAAAATTCCGGCGCCACGTTGCGAACCCTAACCCATATCATGCGTTCTTAA
- the lpxB gene encoding lipid-A-disaccharide synthase encodes MSSSSPHVCPGPRKALIVTGEASGDLHGANLIKAARQQDPELTFCGVGGEKMAAAGCEILIPSSELSVMGLVEVLRHLPRIWRVFQQLKQRLFSDQAPDVVILIDSPDFNLRLAKQAKKAGIPVLYYVSPQVWAWRKGRVKGISAVVDQLAAIFPFEPECYRGYPIDVRYVGHPLLDEASRVADVDEIRQRYGLADRLTIGLFPGSRQNELTYSFPTIVETAAKLRHCYPDANFLVPLAPGVDEQQLSPPLKSVGVEPIFVRDNIYDTAAVCDVVLCVSGTVTLQVALTETPMAILYKAAPLTYAIGKHLVSVEFIGLPNIVAGKSVVREFIQDDANPQALFEEVQKILSDDQYHQTMKQNLADVRHRMGEPGCSSRVAEMASGLSCQHVQKRSLHGRA; translated from the coding sequence ATGTCGTCATCTTCCCCCCATGTCTGTCCCGGTCCGCGTAAAGCACTGATCGTTACCGGAGAGGCCTCCGGTGACCTGCACGGTGCTAATTTGATCAAAGCGGCACGGCAACAGGACCCTGAGCTGACATTTTGTGGTGTTGGTGGGGAAAAGATGGCGGCTGCCGGCTGCGAGATTCTGATCCCAAGCTCTGAACTTTCAGTGATGGGGTTGGTGGAGGTCCTCCGTCATCTGCCGAGGATCTGGCGGGTTTTTCAACAGCTGAAACAACGTCTTTTCAGTGATCAGGCCCCGGATGTGGTGATTCTGATCGATTCCCCCGATTTTAACCTGCGGTTGGCAAAACAAGCTAAAAAAGCAGGGATTCCGGTTCTTTACTATGTCAGCCCTCAAGTGTGGGCCTGGCGCAAAGGGCGTGTGAAGGGAATCTCCGCTGTTGTTGATCAACTTGCGGCTATCTTTCCATTTGAGCCGGAATGCTATCGCGGTTATCCCATTGATGTCCGCTATGTCGGCCATCCCTTACTGGATGAGGCGAGCCGGGTTGCGGATGTCGATGAAATCCGCCAACGCTATGGGCTGGCCGATCGCCTGACGATTGGGCTTTTCCCCGGCAGTCGTCAAAATGAGCTGACCTATTCTTTCCCCACCATTGTCGAAACCGCCGCCAAGCTGCGTCATTGCTACCCTGATGCGAATTTTCTTGTTCCATTGGCCCCTGGGGTTGATGAGCAGCAACTGAGTCCACCGCTCAAGTCTGTCGGTGTTGAGCCGATTTTTGTCCGCGACAATATTTATGACACGGCTGCGGTTTGTGATGTGGTGTTGTGTGTCTCTGGAACTGTGACGTTGCAAGTGGCCTTGACGGAAACACCGATGGCTATTCTCTACAAAGCGGCTCCTCTGACCTATGCCATCGGCAAACACCTGGTGTCGGTCGAGTTTATCGGTCTGCCGAATATTGTTGCCGGAAAATCCGTCGTCCGCGAGTTTATACAGGATGACGCTAATCCGCAGGCTCTGTTCGAAGAGGTTCAAAAAATACTCAGTGATGACCAGTATCATCAAACCATGAAACAGAACTTGGCAGACGTTCGTCATCGTATGGGCGAACCGGGATGTTCCAGTCGCGTTGCAGAAATGGCCAGTGGGTTAAGTTGTCAACATGTTCAAAAACGGAGTCTCCATGGCCGAGCATAA
- a CDS encoding lysophospholipid acyltransferase family protein has product MKSLANWLLMNLAPWLAARIIRLLAWTSRKEIIGSDAVRELWQRDEPVILSFWHDQLLLMAQGYQGPGAQILISASKDGELIARTMQHLGQQAVRGSSSRGGSAAFKQLLRLARQPKDLVITPDGPRGPRHELKDGVVQLARMSGRAVVPMALVAGRGHRFASWDRFLLPYPFGRLVYAYGTPQYCAKEDDPQLFRQQLERAMRETQLSAEQRLESYGLSAV; this is encoded by the coding sequence ATGAAATCTCTGGCAAATTGGTTGCTGATGAATCTGGCCCCCTGGCTGGCTGCGCGGATTATCCGGCTGTTGGCATGGACCTCACGTAAAGAGATTATCGGCAGTGATGCCGTGCGCGAATTATGGCAACGAGATGAACCGGTGATCCTGTCGTTCTGGCATGACCAGTTACTGCTGATGGCTCAAGGGTATCAGGGCCCTGGCGCTCAGATTTTGATTAGTGCGTCCAAAGATGGTGAACTCATCGCCCGGACCATGCAGCATCTCGGGCAACAGGCTGTGCGCGGTTCTTCCAGCCGCGGCGGCAGTGCTGCATTTAAACAATTGTTACGTTTGGCACGGCAGCCCAAAGATCTGGTGATTACACCGGACGGTCCGCGTGGCCCACGTCATGAGTTAAAAGATGGCGTTGTGCAATTGGCCCGAATGTCCGGGAGGGCCGTGGTGCCGATGGCTCTGGTCGCTGGACGTGGGCACCGGTTTGCTTCTTGGGATCGCTTTTTGTTGCCCTATCCCTTTGGGCGGCTGGTTTACGCCTACGGAACCCCGCAATATTGCGCGAAAGAGGATGATCCTCAATTATTTCGTCAACAGTTGGAGCGGGCAATGAGAGAAACGCAGCTCAGTGCGGAGCAGCGTTTGGAGAGCTATGGTTTATCTGCTGTATGA
- a CDS encoding ELM1/GtrOC1 family putative glycosyltransferase: MPLQPELLELLACPQCKQPVEMSGSEDAVECRSCHSRFPVRDGIPVMLVYRDEEQGDHPLATETVLSGTGRLLILNDGKPGHVNQSLAFARLLKRDYTLLDVGFKYRTSKGASYLADRVGVYTPRLFMAELPTGTYDAVVSAGSETYYANRTLSKRLRCKSVAIMMPKSYRLDFDLIVAQHHDNPPDRPNIVPVPINLSFSQPQGVVTPRLGERYIALIIGGDSAQQKLDVALLRDQVEKILQLFPEHHIWLTTSRRTSTDAEKMLRHYSFQDPVWYSENPVNPIADYLHYCDYVFVTADSSSMISEAVSFGQACVEVLPLAEELPSRGKFVRLLSRLQEMGCLHLFDGSCGTCQKKVDLCFILNKTK, translated from the coding sequence ATGCCACTGCAGCCGGAACTGCTCGAGTTACTTGCCTGTCCACAATGTAAACAGCCTGTCGAGATGTCCGGAAGCGAAGATGCAGTGGAATGCCGTTCCTGTCATAGCCGTTTTCCCGTTCGTGACGGTATTCCTGTCATGCTGGTCTATCGGGACGAGGAGCAGGGTGATCATCCTCTTGCAACCGAAACAGTGCTGTCGGGAACGGGCCGTTTGCTGATTCTTAATGACGGCAAACCCGGCCACGTCAACCAGTCTCTCGCCTTTGCCCGCCTGCTTAAACGTGATTACACCCTGCTTGATGTCGGCTTTAAATATCGCACGTCAAAAGGGGCGTCCTATCTTGCGGATCGTGTTGGCGTTTATACGCCCCGATTGTTTATGGCCGAGTTGCCGACGGGAACCTATGATGCTGTCGTTTCTGCGGGCTCGGAAACCTACTACGCCAACCGGACGCTGTCAAAGCGGTTGAGATGTAAATCCGTCGCCATCATGATGCCGAAAAGCTATCGGCTTGATTTTGACCTGATTGTTGCCCAGCATCATGACAATCCTCCGGACCGACCGAATATTGTTCCCGTGCCGATTAATCTGAGCTTTTCGCAGCCTCAGGGGGTTGTGACTCCACGGCTAGGAGAACGTTATATTGCTTTGATTATTGGCGGTGACAGCGCCCAGCAAAAACTGGATGTGGCGCTGCTGCGCGATCAAGTTGAAAAGATTCTCCAGTTGTTTCCTGAGCATCACATCTGGCTGACCACCTCTCGGCGCACCTCGACTGACGCTGAAAAAATGCTGCGACACTATTCGTTTCAGGATCCTGTCTGGTATTCTGAAAATCCCGTTAATCCGATTGCCGATTATCTCCATTATTGCGACTATGTTTTTGTCACAGCGGATTCCAGTTCAATGATTAGTGAGGCCGTGAGTTTTGGACAGGCCTGCGTCGAAGTGCTCCCTCTCGCCGAAGAGCTGCCCAGTCGGGGCAAGTTCGTTCGTCTGTTATCGCGCTTACAAGAGATGGGCTGTCTCCATCTGTTTGATGGAAGCTGCGGGACATGTCAAAAAAAAGTTGATCTTTGTTTTATCCTCAACAAAACCAAATAA